Proteins encoded by one window of Akkermansia muciniphila ATCC BAA-835:
- a CDS encoding cysteine desulfurase family protein, producing MTPSRDWGSYEGVIYWDNNATTPLAPEVYEAMEPFLKERFFNPSAGYGCARHVREAVEEARAAVAALLGAFPSEIVFTSGGTEASNMAFRQMAGGQEGGIGVLSTDHDASLKTALALGYGCVCPVDREGRAIPEKWESMCAGGVSGVSFAWANNETGALQDAPVLCSSARKHGVPVHLDIVQCAGKIPVDLHGMEVDYASVSAHKFHGPKGIGCLYRRAGAPFSPLLFGGGQEYGLRSGTENVPGIIGFGAAARAALRHLEEDAGRLSRMRDSFESLLRTQVGGVTVHSGGTERIPNTSNLAFDGCTAEALMLLLEPAGLLCSAGSACHTLQPMPSHVLTAMGLSDEAVRSSLRFSLSFMTTQEEVEQAAALVGSAVRKVRCVQSSRTGPVLVYRP from the coding sequence TCCGGAGGTTTACGAGGCCATGGAGCCGTTTTTAAAGGAACGGTTTTTCAACCCGTCCGCCGGTTATGGCTGTGCCAGGCATGTGCGTGAGGCGGTGGAGGAGGCCCGTGCGGCCGTTGCCGCTCTGTTGGGCGCATTTCCTTCGGAAATTGTATTTACTTCCGGCGGAACGGAAGCGTCCAATATGGCTTTCCGCCAGATGGCCGGGGGACAGGAGGGGGGGATAGGCGTTTTGTCCACGGACCATGACGCCTCCTTGAAGACGGCCCTGGCCCTGGGCTACGGCTGTGTCTGCCCCGTGGACAGGGAAGGGAGAGCGATTCCGGAAAAATGGGAGTCGATGTGCGCAGGGGGCGTATCCGGCGTTTCTTTTGCCTGGGCCAATAATGAGACAGGCGCATTGCAGGATGCGCCGGTTTTGTGTTCCTCCGCCAGGAAGCATGGAGTTCCCGTGCATTTGGATATAGTGCAGTGCGCCGGAAAAATTCCCGTGGATTTGCATGGAATGGAAGTGGATTATGCTTCCGTATCCGCACACAAATTCCATGGCCCCAAGGGGATTGGATGTCTGTACAGGAGAGCGGGGGCTCCTTTTTCCCCTTTGTTGTTCGGCGGGGGGCAGGAGTACGGCTTGAGGTCCGGCACGGAGAATGTTCCGGGAATCATTGGTTTTGGTGCGGCGGCGCGGGCGGCATTGAGGCACTTGGAGGAGGACGCCGGACGGCTGTCCCGGATGCGGGATTCTTTTGAGTCTCTCCTGCGGACACAGGTGGGCGGCGTGACGGTGCATTCCGGCGGAACGGAACGTATTCCCAATACTTCTAATCTGGCGTTTGACGGATGTACGGCGGAAGCGCTGATGCTGTTGCTGGAACCTGCTGGTCTGCTGTGTTCGGCAGGGTCTGCCTGCCATACGCTGCAGCCGATGCCTTCCCACGTGCTGACGGCCATGGGATTATCTGATGAGGCGGTACGTTCCTCCCTGCGTTTTTCCCTGTCTTTCATGACGACGCAGGAAGAGGTGGAGCAGGCTGCAGCCCTGGTGGGCTCCGCTGTTCGGAAGGTGCGCTGTGTCCAGTCTTCGCGTACCGGCCCGGTGCTTGTGTACAGGCCGTAG